Part of the Sphingomonas morindae genome, CGCCCTTCACATAGAGCTGCGGGATCGTCGGCCAGTCCGAATAGGCCTTGATGCCCTGGCGGATGCCCTGATCCTGAAGCACGTCGATCGAGGCGTAATCCACGCCGAGCCGATCGAGGATCGCGATCGCGCGGCTGGAGAAGCCGCATTGCGGGAATAGCGGCGAGCCCTTCATGAACAGCAGCACGTCGCTGCCCTTCACGGCCTGGTCGATCCGCGCCTGAACGTCTTCGGTCATGCTGTCACTCCTTAAGGCGTGGCGGTGGTGAGCTGGAGCGCGTGCAGCACGCCCCCCATGCGCCCGCCCAGCGCCTCGTACACACGTTGATGCTGCCGCACGCGCGGCAGACCTCGGAAGCTCTCGCTCACCACCCGGGCGGCGTAATGATCGCCGTCACCGGCGAGATCGGTGATCTCCACCGATGCGTCC contains:
- the grxD gene encoding Grx4 family monothiol glutaredoxin — its product is MTEDVQARIDQAVKGSDVLLFMKGSPLFPQCGFSSRAIAILDRLGVDYASIDVLQDQGIRQGIKAYSDWPTIPQLYVKGEFVGGSDIMMEMYESGELAELMTKSGVAQKAA
- a CDS encoding BolA/IbaG family iron-sulfur metabolism protein, with protein sequence MAMAADEIAALIRQSIPDASVEITDLAGDGDHYAARVVSESFRGLPRVRQHQRVYEALGGRMGGVLHALQLTTATP